Proteins from a genomic interval of Neodiprion lecontei isolate iyNeoLeco1 chromosome 2, iyNeoLeco1.1, whole genome shotgun sequence:
- the LOC107227845 gene encoding eukaryotic translation initiation factor 4E transporter isoform X3 yields the protein MSTESVSSDRQQPDAKTEGDEAIISMSVAGEVTDTSIVEVGRSRPQFQYTREELMEMKTQPLSKRRPDCLDSAYNNSRGVWDPERWHLDRKRSETPPDDDRNGRGDQVIENHSKRRSGDFRERIRKESDGIVLSPQRRNFNSGCFVNVSQLPTRRPESPISKPEVGHREQVRRIGSGRILTRDVWDFRPDTEKLEPDRPEFSFRSGATGGAPLRDRDVRDTRDVGRDREGLRDRDRDRDNIRERDERFERRSFTRDFGDRDRDRERDRMDRSDRHDRSHQMDRDKDRGRDRRFGNDRRRTYSDNREIDEPEWFSSGPTSQHDTIELRGFEDIPEDRALNNNNMKGKKQSPAQKKRSKKNSLDKDDKQNDNTSGPKGRSTPTLTDQPANLAPAPHSPISEQNDLLSSPDSKEKPDAGQNSIATSKSANDSGDANMAQTNNHPDFNLDDFLKSDTFPGVHGLLTNGVGSSSGTGSRFSQWFKRESPVQQIDSRRASIQDELLNNLLNDITEPNIQIPSVTESNTHFAPISPANTTNNTTSTTGVKLLEMLQRGNKPNQNGQGDAANTVVPLMKNSSLKDMEVGGKVVHSLEELEARMRGNTAPLSTVVEPPRVTKSDEDLSAFKKLLAQVTGGQAVPAANGPISQKSQPITLMQLLNKTQQHVAQQQQQLAEQMHPPNFNHAGPLGPTQHPHQAQMQHENLLKVLQIQQQQKQRQQQQSDMLSMMMGGQRMLGMSPLPPDMQMMVNNAPSSRELLQRPEAQAIIQGLQQGEITQQHLVQQLQNPAMQHRHREVLVNILKMYSGATPRTVSPHPSAPTPQDHILQQMLYQQQQQQQQQQQQQKRIPSPLNNAYCPPPIISPNLAVSPNTLTVQHPVIPHRVPSPRELVMHTQSIIQNALIKKKLEEQRENFRKRQEQQQQQQQQQSQRTISPINSPTKQQLSPTPLAFTPTSVLRKMTAEKEPEGNSDPTKMGSQAQVSHMQQVQSAVQLIAQGVISRHSTLRPQPVQPTWSAPTVKQHPGRPIVKGGGGGNQFQYSGNADYQQQQQQQQQQRQQQQRAAVGAYGNLARSKHTMASPLSHVPNPAQFNLPPNSIIGQRSNSVNNQLKQSQQVQSHLSSIQQQRTVNPQLQQLVMNQNYNSARTDGRAMQSQPLNIPVGRQPSPSLGFMGSNGGDLSPTSNQLARWFSPELLAQARAGKLPELGQTNVVSLEELERLQHASTTVHN from the exons ATGTCTACCGAATCTGTGTCAAGTGATAGGCAGCAGCCAGACGCGAAGACCGAAG GAGATGAAGCGATAATATCGATGTCTGTGGCAGGCGAAGTGACTGATACTTCTATTGTGGAAGTGGGCAGATCTCGACCTCAGTTTCAATATACTCGG GAGGAACTGATGGAAATGAAGACTCAACCTCTATCCAAGCGTAGGCCAGATTGTTTGGATTCCGCTTATAATAA TTCGCGAGGCGTTTGGGACCCTGAGCGTTGGCATCTTGATAGAAAGCGAAGTGAAACTCCTCCTGACGATGACAGAAATGGACGCGGGGATCAAGTGATTGAAAATCATAGTAAACGTCGCAGCGGTGATTTTCGGGAACGAATCCGTAAAGAGTCGGATGGCATAGTGCTGAGTCCTCAACGCCGAAATTTTAACTCTGGATGCTTTGTCAATGTAAGCCAGCTGCCAACTCGGCGTCCAGAGAGCCCAATCAGCAAACCAGAG GTTGGGCATCGGGAACAAGTGCGTCGTATAGGTTCTGGTCGCATACTGACGCGAGACGTCTGGGACTTCAGACCTGATACAGAGAAACTTGAGCCTGATCGCCCGGAATTTAGCTTCAGATCTGGAGCAACAGGTGGAGCACCACTTCGAGACAGAGATGTCAGGGACACTCGCGATGTGGGAAGGGATCGCGAAGGACTTAGAGACAGAGACCGAGATCGTGATAATATCAGGGAACGAGATGAAAGATTTGAAAGGCGTTCATTTACCAGAGACTTTGGTGATCGTGACCGAGATCGTGAACGTGACCGGATGGACAGAAGTGATCGACACGATCGCAGTCACCAGATGGATCGCGACAAGGATCGTGGTCGTGACAGAAGGTTTGGAAATGACCGAAGGCGAACTTACAGCGACAATAGAGAAATCGACGAACCAGAGTGGTTTAGTTCAGGGCCGACATCTCAGCACGACACCATCGAACTTCGTGGTTTCGAAGATATCCCTGAAGATAGAGCGctcaacaataacaatatgaAAGGTAAAAAGCAGTCACCTGCTCAGAAGAAACGGAGCAAGAAAAACTCGTTGGACAAAGATGACAAACAAAATGATAACACATCTGGGCCCAAGGGACGCAGCACACCCACACTAACCGATCAGCCAGCCAATTTAGCTCCAGCTCCACATTCGCCGATATCTGAACAAAACGATCTCTTGTCTTCCCCCGATTCTAAAGAGAAGCCTGACGCAGGGCAGAACTCAATTGCTACATCAAAATCGGCTAACGACAGTGGAGATGCTAACATGGCACAGACTAATAACCATCCAGATTTTAATCTCGATGATTTTCTCAAGTCTGACACCTTCCCTGGGGTTCATGGTCTTTTGACT AATGGCGTTGGATCGAGCAGTGGAACCGGATCACGCTTTAGCCAATGGTTCAAGAGGGAAAGTCCAGTCCAACAAATAGACAGCCGCCGAGCTTCAATACAGGATGAACTACTGAATAATTTGCTCAATGATATTACTGAACCAAACATTCAAATCCCTTCTGTCACAGAGTCCAATACCCACTTTGCTCCTATTTCACCCGCCAACACAACTAATAATACAACCTCAACGACCGGAGTTAAACTGCTTGAAATGTTGCAACGAGGTAACAAACCGAATCAAAATGGCCAAGGTGATGCTGCCAACACTGTTGTAccgttgatgaaaaattcttctctCAAAGATATGG AGGTTGGCGGAAAGGTTGTGCACAGCTTGGAGGAATTAGAAGCCCGCATGAGGGGAAATACAGCTCCACTGTCAACGGTTGTTGAACCGCCTAGAGTGACTAAAAGCGACGAAGATCTCTCTGCtttcaaaaaattg TTGGCTCAAGTCACTGGTGGACAAGCTGTTCCGGCGGCAAATGGTCCGATCTCACAAAAATCTCAACCTATCACACTAATGCAG CTATTGAACAAGACGCAGCAGCACGTCgctcaacaacaacaacaacttgcCGAACAAATGCACCCACCGAATTTCAATCATGCTGGACCTCTTGGCCCAACACAGCATCCCCACCAAGCCCAAATGCAGCATGAGAATTTGCTCAAGGTATTGCAGATCCAG CAACAACAAAAACAGAGACAGCAACAGCAGAGCGATATGTTGTCCATGATGATGGGAGGTCAGCGTATGCTTGGCATGAGTCCATTGCCTCCAGACATGCAAATGATGGTTAATAATGCGCCGTCCAGCAGGGAACTCTTGCAACGACCAGAGGCTCAGGCAATCATACAAGGCCTGCAGCAGGGTGAAATCACTCAGCAACATCTGGTTCAACAACTGCAG aATCCTGCAATGCAGCATCGTCATCGAGAAGTCTTGGTTAACATACTAAAGATGTACAGTGGTGCTACACCCCGAACTGTTAGTCCTCATCCAAGCGCACCTACGCCTCAAGATCACATATTACAGCAGATGCTCTatcagcaacaacagcagcagcaacaacaacaacagcaacagaaAAGAATTCCGTCACCACTGAATAATG CTTACTGTCCACCACCAATAATATCACCAAACTTGGCTGTGAGCCCTAATACATTGACAGTGCAACATCCAG TGATACCACACCGAGTACCGTCTCCGCGCGAGCTTGTGATGCATACACAATCTATAATACAAAATGCATTGATCAAGAAGAAGCTGGAGGAACAGAGAGAAAATTTCCGTAAACGACaagaacaacaacagcagcagcagcagcaacaatcACAGAGAACTATCAGCCCTATCAATTCACCTACAAAGCAACAGCTTAGTCCAACTCCTCTGGCCTTCACACCCACCTCCGTCCTTCGCAAGATGACCGCCGAGAAGGAACCCGAGG GCAACAGTGATCCAACGAAAATGGGCAGCCAGGCTCAAGTCTCCCATATGCAACAAGTGCAGTCCGCAGTACAGCTGATTGCACAAGGCGTCATTTCACGACATAGTACACTGCGGCCACAGCCAGTACAGCCAACGTGGTCCGCTCCCACAGTCAAACAGCACCCCG GTCGGCCTATAGTGAaaggtggtggtggtggaaaTCAATTTCAGTACAGTGGTAACGCGGATTaccaacagcagcagcaacaacaacaacaacaaagaCAGCAACAACAAAGAGCTGCAGTCGGAGCGTATGGGAATTTGGCCCGTTCAAAACACACAATGGCATCACCGTTGTCCCATGTACCCAACCCTGCGCAGTTCAATCTCCCACCCAACTCCATAATTGGCCAACGATCGAATTCTGTTAATAATCAACTTAAGCAATCACAACAAGTCCAGTCTCATCTATCCAGTATACAGCAACAGCGAACAGTGAATCCTCAGCTGCAGCAACTCGTTATGAATCAAAACTACAACTCTGCTCGTACTG aTGGACGAGCAATGCAATCGCAACCATTGAATATTCCTGTCGGTCGTCAGCCATCCCCCAGTCTTGGATTTATGGGTAGCAATGGCGGGGATCTCTCGCCAACTTCAAACCAGTTAGCTCGATGGTTTAGCCCAGAATTACTAGCGCAAGCTCGTGCCGGAAAACTACCGGAATTGGGACAAACAAACGTCGTTTCATTGGAGGAGTTGGAGAGGCTTCAGCATGCCTCGACGACAGTTCACaattaa